A stretch of the Medicago truncatula cultivar Jemalong A17 chromosome 5, MtrunA17r5.0-ANR, whole genome shotgun sequence genome encodes the following:
- the LOC112421936 gene encoding AT-hook motif nuclear-localized protein 10-like: MDVNPSPLFEPFNNNTDPPTLKPGVGTSSGYGSIKKKRGRPRKYFLDHDITLSLGSGPMHDATITYPSHSIVKKSTRGRGRPRGSFKKKQEVEVLGVTNTSFSPHLIVVNYGEIMTMEEGRLLYSLFCYEYF; the protein is encoded by the exons ATGGACGTTAACCCGTCCCCTCTTTTTGAGcctttcaacaacaacactgATCCTCCCACCTTGAAGCCAGGTGTTGGTACTTCATCTGGATATGGTTCGATCAAGAAAAAGAGAGGTCGACCGAGGAAATACTTCCTTGATCACGACATTACTTTGAGCTTGGGATCAGGCCCGATGCATGATGCTACAATTACTTATCCTTCTCATTCTATTGTGAAGAAGAGTACAAGGGGAAGAGGAAGGCCTCGTGGCTCTTTTAAGAAGAAGCAAGAGGTTGAAGTGTTGG GAGTTACTAACACTTCTTTCTCTCCACATTTGATTGTTGTGAACTATGGAGAG ATTATGACGATGGAAGAAGGGAGGTTACTTTATAGTCTATTTTGTTACGAATACTTCTAA
- the LOC112421937 gene encoding uncharacterized protein, whose translation MPVKVWRRLVQIQREFLWGGVGVGRKINWVKWSKVSQPKDKGGLGIRDIRLVNLSLLSKWRWRILQGEDALWIKVLKEMYGTEIENLLEVGLDSWPRFASKWWIDVVKIDEGEGGSWFNTEVTRRVKNVNNTPSWNTKLWGGTSFKVKYPRLYSISNQKDAKVAEIWSERETEGGWNFI comes from the coding sequence ATGCCGGTGAAGGTGTGGAGGAGGTTGGTTCAGATACAAAGGGAGTTCCTTTGGGGAGGTGTTGGAGTGGGGAGGAAAATCAATTGGGTTAAATGGAGTAAGGTTTCTCAACCGAAAGATAAAGGGGGCCTTGGCATTAGGGATATTAGGCTTGTGAATTTAAGTCTTTTGTCCAAATGGAGATGGAGAATTTTACAAGGGGAGGATGCTTTGTGGATAAAGGTGTTGAAAGAAATGTATGGGACCGAGATTGAAAACTTATTGGAAGTGGGGTTGGATAGTTGGCCTCGGTTTGCTTCTAAATGGTGGATAGATGTTGTGAAGATAGATGAGGGAGAAGGTGGTAGTTGGTTCAATACGGAGGTAACTAGGAGGGTGAAGAACGTCAATAACACTCCTTCTTGGAATACAAAATTGTGGGGAGGTACGTCCTTTAAGGTTAAATACCCAAGACTTTATTCTATTTCAAACCAAAAGGATGCAAAGGTAGCGGAGATATGGTCGGAGAGGGAAACTGAAGGTGGTTGGAATTTTATTTAG